The following are encoded together in the Triticum dicoccoides isolate Atlit2015 ecotype Zavitan chromosome 6B, WEW_v2.0, whole genome shotgun sequence genome:
- the LOC119320883 gene encoding actin-52-like produces MPTLNRRLLTWSDSDREDDDGGGGGTADILVEEARYGDLCASLVDDVLVQGSDGQCRRGGVSATPASSTRKACYAAAGFLAVGCLCAYLSWRHKVDSNEVVLIFNSQQNTVGPILAAGGHDLTEFLTRILFEKGYRFTTTAEREIARNMKEKFGYMALDFEREVNSSSVEESYHLPGQRAIRIGDERFRCSEVLFDPSVIGMEARGIHEASYDAINKCDENVWQDLYANIVLTGGSTMFPGMADRLSKEVTALAPEDMKI; encoded by the exons ATGCCAACCCTAAACCGGAGGCTGCTCACGTGGAGCGACTCCGACAGGGAggacgacgacggcggtggtggcggaACGGCGGACATCCTCGTCGAGGAAGCACGGTATGGCGACCTGTGCGCCAGCCTCGTGGATGACGTGCTCGTCCAGGGGTCGGACGGTCAATGCCGTCGCGGCGGAGTGAGTGCAACGCCGGCGTCCAGCACGCGCAAG GCTTGTTACGCGGCGGCAGGGTTCCTCGCCGTCGGTTGCCTCTGCGCTTACCTGTCCTGGAG GCATAAGGTCGACTCCAATGAAGTCGTGCTCATCTTTAATTCCCAGCAAAATACTGTCGGTCCCATCCTTGCTGCAG GCGGTCACGATCTTACGGAATTCCTTACGAGGATTCTATTTGAAAAGGGTTACCGCTTTACAACAACTGCAGAGCGTGAAATTGCAAGGAACATGAAAGAGAAGTTTGGATATATGGCCCTTGATTTCGAGCGGGAGGTGAACTCCTCGTCAGTTGAAGAGAGCTACCATCTACCTGGCCAGCGGGCAATCAGGATTGGTGATGAGAGGTTCAGGTGCTCCGAGGTCCTCTTCGACCCATCCGTGATTGGTATGGAAGCTCGTGGAATCCATGAGGCAAGCTATGATGCGATCAACAAGTGCGACGAGAATGTCTGGCAGGACTTGTATGCCAACATTGTCCTCACCGGGGGTTCAACAATGTTCCCCGGCATGGCTGACCGTCTGAGCAAGGAGGTCACCGCCCTTGCTCCCGAGGACATGAAGATCTAG